The following are encoded in a window of Pirellulales bacterium genomic DNA:
- a CDS encoding tRNA adenylyltransferase, with protein MANQKLRREIAWEAARLMYVRQESEYYRAKLKAAKRLCRGWVKPHDLPTNSEIRDQIQALARLHEGDRRTENLREMRLEALRMMRILRVFRPRLIGSTLTGHIRHGSD; from the coding sequence ATGGCAAATCAAAAGCTGCGCCGCGAAATCGCCTGGGAAGCCGCCAGGTTGATGTATGTGCGGCAAGAATCGGAATACTACCGGGCGAAGCTGAAGGCCGCCAAGCGGCTCTGTCGCGGCTGGGTCAAGCCGCACGATCTACCCACCAATAGCGAGATTCGCGATCAGATTCAGGCGCTCGCCCGTCTCCACGAAGGGGATCGCCGCACCGAGAACCTCCGCGAGATGCGGCTCGAAGCGCTGCGGATGATGCGCATTCTTCGGGTCTTCCGCCCGCGGCTGATCGGCAGCACGCTCACGGGGCACATCCGCCACGGCTCCGACA